From Candidatus Omnitrophota bacterium:
GTCGTTAACGATGAATTGCACACGGCATACCGCAAGTTAAAAAATATAATCAAAAGAGAGATCAAAAAGAGACAGGAGAGATCATGCAGGCAGCACCCATAGATAAGTTATACGACAAGGCAGGCAGTACCTATAAGCTGGTGATAATGGCATCCCGCCGGGCGGTGGAGCTTAACGAAGGGGCGGGCAAGCTCGTCGACGCGACACCGGACATGAAGCCGGGGGCGATCGCCCTGAAAGAGATACTCGAAGGGAAGATCTCGTTCAAGATCAAAGAGGAGAAATGACCGCACGTCCGAAGTCGGTGATCCTGGGGGTAACGGGGGGCATAGCCGCTTACAGGGCATGCGAGATCATCACCATGTTGAGAAGGGATGCCGTCGACGTCACCGTCCTCCTTACGCGGGAGGCGAAAGAGTTCATAGCTCCGCTTACGCTCCAGACGCTATCCGGCAATAAGGTCATATCCGATATGTTCGAGCTGCCCGATGAATGGAACCCCGTACATACGTCCCTGGCGGATAAGGCAGACCTTGTCATCATAGCTCCGGCGAGCGCAAATATACTGGGCAAGATGGCCCACGGGATATGCGACGACATCATCACGTGCACCGTACTGGCTACGAAGGCACCCGTCCTGATAGCCCCTGCCATGAACGAGAAGATGTATAAGCATAAAGCCGTCCGGGAAAATATAGAGCGGCTCAAATCCTTCGGTTACAACTTCGTAGGGCCGATCAAAGGGCGCCTCGCCTGCGGGCACGAAGATATAGGCCACATCGCCGATACAAAAGAGATCGTAAGGGAAGCGAAACGGTTTCTACGGTGAACCCCGCATCCAGCAAAAGACCCAAATATATAGTGGTGACGGCCGGACCGACCCGGGAGAAGATAGACCCGGTCCGTTTCATATCCAACTACTCGACGGGGACGTTCGGGTACGAGATCGCCGGGGAGGCGCGCCGCAGGGGCCATCGCGTAACGCTCGTGAGCGGGCCTGCATGCCTCAAGAGGCCGGCAGGCGTCAGGCGGATCATGGTCGAGAGCGCGACGGAGATGCGTTCTGCGCTCTCGGGGGAGTTCAAAAAGGCCGACTGCGTGATAATGGCGGCGGCCGTATCCGATTGGAGGCCGCTGTCGAGCCGGTCGAGAAAGATGAAGAGGGCCACCGGCAGGAAGATCGTGCTAGAGATGGCCGAGAACCCGGACATACTTGCAGGGCTCGGCCGTAAAAAAGGGAATAAGGTGCTGGTAGGGTTTGCCCTGGAGACCGAGCATATGTATACAAATGCCCTGAAGAAATTAAGAGAGAAGAATCTCGACCTTATAGTCGCGAACAGGTGTTCAAAGGGCGGCACGGCTTTCGGTCCCGGGAAGACGGATATAGCGATCATCGACAGGCGGGGAGGCCGGACCTCTGCGCGCGGGAGATCGAAGCGCGAACTCGCCAAAATTATTCTTGACAAGGTTCTTGACCGCACGTATAGTGGCAAATTATGAGGATGATGAAAAGTTCGCGGGGTTTCACTATAATAGAGGTGGTAGTCGTCGTCGCGGTATTCCTTGCGATCATCTCGATATTGGGACCGTTTGTGCGCATGGTCAAAGACCGGGCCAGCGCGATACAATGCGAAAATAATCTGAGGCGCCTCAGCATCGCGCTGCATACGTACGCCTCCGAACACGAAGATGCGTTCCCGCCGGATCTCGGGGCGCTCTACCCGGATTACGTCGGGGACCAGAAGGTATTCGACTGCGCGGCGAGCGGCTCTTTCGGCACACCCGAAAAGCCCGACTATTCGTACGCCCCCGGCCTGACGGAATCGTCGCTTCTCAAGACGCCGATCGTCGAGGACGCCGCCGGTAACCACGGCAGGAAAGGGAAGAATATCCTCAGGGTGGACGGTTCCGTAGAGTGGGCGGGTAGAAGATTTTAACGTACGAGGCGGCTTAGCCAAGTGGTAAGGCAAAGGTCTGCAAAACCTTTATGCTCCGGTTCAAATCCGGAAGCCGCCTCCAATTCTTCAGTAACTTGGCATCATGTGGACGCGTAGCTCAGTTGGTTAGAGTGCTTCCTTGACATGGAAGAGGTCACAGGTTCGACCCCTGTCGCGTCCACCATCCGCCTTCGTCGACAACAGGCAGACGACAGAAGGCTTCGGCGGATGAGCCCGCCGAAGCACCGATTCGTTTGACAGTTGATTGCGAAGGCGGGCCACAAAAGAGAGATAAGTTCATAGGGAGAGGGTATATCCCCCACCACTTAAATGCCCTCGCCTTATAATATAGTTATATCTCAAAATTCCCTCTTAATAATAGTTAATACATAAAAAAGCAAGATATTACCTCTTGTCTATATCATAATAAGCAGGTAAACTTATGATATAAGACGCTAGAGTGCACATTACTTGCCTGTATGTTAAGCAGATCCGGGCAGGTAAATTTTTTTCATCCGTTGTTTTATGTATTTACAAAGAGCGAAGGAAACTATTGGATATGTCAGACGCTAGATCTGGTAGTACTCCTAATGTGATCTTGAATAGACGCCCATTCAGGGTGACGATCGCCATTGTCACCCTGTGGGCGTTTTTACTTAATATTGTAGCATACGATCTGGCCTGGGCTGCCGGAACGCCTACAGAGCTTACTAGCGTCGGCCCTGATAGAGCCGGCGGCCCGGGCGTTGTGAAGGAACTGGACGCTTCGACATTTTCATTACCCCAGTATCTCGGTTCTATCCGCGACTCCTGGTCCCCTAAACCCTATACCCTATACCCTATACCCAATACTATAATCCACATCCAAGACGCCCACTGCAACTATTATGCCCAGCACAAGATAAAAGAGATAATAGAGTATCTGAATAGAGAATACGGCGTAGATACCGTAAATCTCGAGGGTGGGGCGATGGGTTACGACCTGTCCCCGTTTACGGATATACGCGACAAAGATATCCGCGAAAAGGCGACCGACCATTTCGTGAAAGAGGGTTTGGTGAACGGCGCAGAGTACTTCGCCATCAACAACCCGGAGAAGATAGCGCTTTGGGGGGTAGAGGATGCCCGGCTCTATGTCGATAACCTCAATGTCTACAGGAGTTCAGCCGTCCGCAAGGCCGAGATCGAGAAGCATATTAAATCGCTCAACCACATCATCAACAACTTAAAACCGAAGATATATTCGAAAGAGCTTCTCGAGTTCGACCTGGCATATTCCTCATACAAGGCGCACAATTCGGAATTCAAAGATTACCTGTCATACCTCATAACGAAAGCAAAAGAGAGGGCCATCAACGTAAAACAATTTACAAATATCTACATCCTAAGCCGGACGCTCGGCGAGGAGGGGAAGGTCGATTTTAAAAGAGCGAATATCGAACGCGACGTTATGATAGATGCGCTCGGGAAACGGCTTTCGAAAAGCGCTCTCGAGGAACTTGTGGTGAAGACGGTTGAATTCAAGGCGGAGAGGATATCGCAAAAGGAATTTTACGCGTACCTCACAGGTAAGGCGAAAGTCGCCGGCTTGGACATGGACGGCTTCCCCGAACTCCGCAGGTATATTATCTATATCTCTATGTACGAAGCGGTCGATAAGCCGAGCGTCATGGAAGAGATAGATGCCCTGGAAGCGAAGCTTCTGGAAGGCCTATATCGGAACGAGGAAGAGAGGACCTTAAGCCGTCTTTCGAAGAACCTGGCGTTATCGAAGAACATATTCGACATCTCGCTTACCAGGGACGATTACCGTTACTACAAGAAGAACGAGGCGTCGTTCGATATGCGTAACTACGCCGTGTTCATCGAGCGGGAAGCGCCTGCGCGCGGTATCACGGCAAAGCTCGACAACGATATAGCCCACCTCGACAACTATAGGCGGGAGATGGCGAAGTTCTACGAGTATTCATTCAAGCGCGATGAGGCGTTCATACGGAATATTAAGTTAGGGGGTATAGGGTATAGGGTATCGGGTATAGTAACCCGAAAACCAGGGGCCGCGATCCTCGTGACCGGTGGGTTCCATTCCGAGAACCTCGCAGAACTATTCAAGAAGAACGATATCGCCTACGTATCGATCATGCCGAACTTCAGATCCGGCGACGAGTATGAGTGCCCGTACTTCAAGATCCTTTCAGGCGAGAAGAATATCAGGATAAAAGAGTCATTACCGGCGGTCCTCACCGGCATGCTCCCGGTACCGGATCAGCTGAATCCGGCGGTGATGAGAGAGCTCGAAAAAACCCAAAAACCGTTGGGCGCGGGAAGGATGAGGATGCAGGGGGAGCATGCATTTACACAGTTTTTGACGCGCATAGAACCGCTCCTTCTTATGTCTGAGGCCCTGTTGCCCATAATAATAGACAGGGCCATACAAAGATATGAGAGGACGAAAGAGCCGCAGGTTATCAATATAGGGATCGTGGGGGCAGGATATGGCCAGGAACCCGTATCCGTGGCGATCGCCCTTGATAGAAAGATAAGAAGTATGCTTGAGGACCGGCGTCTTCCCGGGGATTCTGTGAAGCTTGCAGTCCATATCATGAGCAGGCCGTCCCCCATGCTCGATAAGCTTAGAGATAATGGAATAAGGTATCCGGCAGATTCGATCGCGCGACAGATCGCTCTCGGCAATATCTCAGAGACCGAACGGGACAGGTATTTTGAAGATACGGGAACAGGGTCAAGGCGCACCCAGGCCCTGAACGATATCATGAAGTTTTATGAAGTCGATCTTTTGGACGATCCGCAGGCAGAGGTGCCGCCTCTCGATGCGCTATTGGTCCACAATATCCTGCAGTATCTGATGCCGGGTGATATGCAAAGTGCGCAAGCGGCATTCGGATATCTGGGTTCAATGGTAAAGCCGGGCGGGATCATTTCAGTCACGTCCCCGGAAGGAACCGCCGACAGATACGTTAAGGCAGCGTATGATGAGATGTTTAGCGGCCGCGGCGGATATGAGCAAGCGAAATTTGAAGGGTTACCCGTAGAGACAGTATTTTTTGTGAAGAAGACACCGCCCGCGCCGCAGGCCGGGTTCGGTCGCCTTGAGGTGATCTCAGGCGTAGCGGTGCTGACGGCAGCGGCAGCGACTTTCCACGCCGCAGGCATCGCCGCGGCGCTCGTTGTCGGGATCGCCGGCGCGCTCGCAGCAGCGCTCTTATTCAGGTATCTCAACCGGGCAACGTCGGAAGAAAAGACGGCCACACCGACACCTCATGAGGCCATGATAAGAGAATTATGGGGAAGCGTTCCGCGACCGATCGGTGATGCGGAATTGCGAAAAGCCATCATAGAAAGATCTTTTTCTGGTGAAGCAGCCATGCGATGGGGTGCTGACACGTTGTCGGACCTTATCGATTTTAATAAATCGAGGGCAGGGACGCTATATATTACGGCTATCATAGAAGCCAGTTTACCCAAGTTAGGGATAATGATACCGGACAATTTTATGTACGGCCCTGCAATGACACCGGAAGAGATAAGATCGGCAAAAGAACGCGCAGAACTCCAGGCCATCGAGAATAGGATATCTCGTTTTACCGATGAATTAAGCGCTCTATTTGCAGACCTTGATCGCATCCGCGGGCTTATCGAAAAAGACCTGATAACGGCGGAGCAGTTAAAAACAGCCACAAGATTATCCGGCGGAAATATGAAAATAGCCTGTGAGACGTTTGCCGCATTGGAAGGTTCGATAAGAAGCAGACAGGATATAGAAAATTTAATAAGATCGGCCGAGCGCAATAACAACATATTTATCATAAATGCGGCCAATTTTGGTATTAATGACACCTTCAGCTGGCTTGCCCGCCATAGAGAATTTATCAATCGTTATGGGACTAACGGTATAGCTGTTTTAGGGCAGGTGCTGCGCTCCGGCCGCGTTCTTTTCGGTTCAAATCAATCTGAGAAGATCTGTGATTTTCTGGAAAAAAATGCAAGATATGTCGAATTATACGGGATGGAATATTTATGTACTGCGGTAGCCGTATTAAATGATGAGCAGCTTCAGAATATGAGCAGCCCTCGTCGCATTAATATCTTCGAACCTACCCTCAACATCGGCAAGGTTATCACAGAGGATAGCATGCTTAACGGTGCAAGGGTATTCTTCGAAGACCTCGTGGCAGCAAATAATGAAAGCGATAGATTGAAGCCAGAGGCCCAATTTAACGAGTCTATAATAAGAACGATTAATGAAAATACCATGTCGCGGTACGGTCTTGACAAGATGCTTATCCTAAGCAGATCCCACAACTTAACAGCAGTGGCTATTTATTTTACGAGAATAAGGCCTGTGGTAGATAAGGTCGGCATACAGGCGTTTATCGACGCAGTAGAAAATAAGGGCGAGATATCCGCAGATCTCGTGGCGGCTATCCCGGAACTTCTCAGGGTAGATCTGACCTTTGCCGGCGCGGGCCATCAAAAGGCTCAAGAATATGCCAACTATATATTGGGCACGATAGCGAAAAGGTCTACCGATGCTCTGCAGGCGCTTGTAGAAGCCACTACAGATACAGATGATGATATAAAAAGAGGCGCATATTCAGTTTTGGATACGGTTATGCCAAATCTCGGCGCTACTCTCAGATTTCACGGCGACATAGGGCCGGTAGGGCGCAAGATCGTCGTAGAATTTCTGGCCATGTCGGACCTTGAAAGATTAAGCCCATACAGGTTATATCTGTACATAGGGCGATTGGCCGAGAACGGGAATACTATAGACCGTATAAAGAACGCGGATAGACGCAGGCAGGCGATAAATAATGTCATAAACAAGGCCGACAGGGATTATGGAAACTTCACAAAAAGCGTGTACTATGGAGGAAAGACCGGGGATTATTCAATGTATGTCGGCCTTCTCAGCATGCTTTCCGATGAGGATTTTGAGAAAGACGTTCATGATATAGCCGCGGCCCTAAACGTCACCGCAAAAGACAGGAGTATAACTGATACATTGAGCGAGATCGATGGAAAAGTCATCACACAACCTGTGAACGTTCAATATGTAAGCGCGTTCGATTTCGAAACAAAAAAGACGGAACTGGCGCTGCCGGACGATTTAGATATCGAATTCAAAAATATGATCAGCACGATTTTCGGGTCAGCTGGAGAAGCGGATATTGACACCATCCTGGCGAGGATCACCGCCGTCAAGGCGAGTGTTGATGCCCTGGAAGGAAGGGATAAAGCGGAAGTGACCGCGTTTTTCAACGGTAATAATGTACCTGATAACCTCCGGGCGCAGTGGAATACGGAAGATCCTAAAAGACACGAAACCGCTAAAGTAAATATCAAAAATTTTCTATACACCAGGATGGATATTTCAGACGAAGAGAAGACGGTATTGTTCCTGAAAGTTTTTGAACACATGGGCGCGGAATTATTGCGAAAATACATAACTCCCGGGGCCGAGCTTTCCCCGGATGAGAGGAACCTTATCTTTTCGATGCTGAGAGAGGCGGACAGACATCTTGCTGATACCATGCAGGAAATGGGGCTTGGCGCGCTGGCCGACAACCTAAAGAAGAAACCCGAATGGAAACTGATGAAGACATTACAGGGTAAGATAAAGACGACAGTTGACGGTAATGTAAGGTCTGGCAAAAAAATAGAGCTGGTTTTCAGGGCAAAGAACCTTCTTACCCTCTATCAGGGGGCCTACTCGGGGACGTGTTTCGGAGACCGCCCTTACGATATAGCGCGACCGGACCTTTTTGTCGTCACTATATTAAGTAACGGAGAGCTTGCGGGTTCTGTCCTGTTCAATATACAAGGCAATAAATTGATAATGCTCGGTTTTGACCCGTCAGAAGCGCTGATGTGCGGCCTTGATGACACAAAGAGAAATGAGCTCGTAGACCATATCATGGCCGAGATATTCAGTTTCACCAAAGCGCGTATCGTGGATCAGGACGGCAAAATTACGGCAGAGAACGATTATGAGTTATTGATCACTACAGAAGCAGGAGGCCTATCGAACAGGGACAAGGTGCAGGATTATATAATAAGTGAATACGTAACCGGGGGTAAGGTAAGAGTGGACCGGAGGACCTATCATCCACTATATCAATACAGCGTTACTTCGGCGCAAAAGGCGAAGACAAGAAATGTAAAACCGAAAATGATCAAAACCACGCCTTCACCCGAGGCAGGATTCGGCGGTCTTGAAGTTATGACAGGCATTGCGGTATTGGGGGCGGCAGTGGCCGCCTTCCACGCCGCAGGCATCGCCGCGGCGCTCGCCGTCGGGATAGGCGGCGCGCTCGCAGCAGTGCTCTTGTTCAGATACCTCAGCCGCAATATTTCAGTGTCTCCGGCCGTTACCGCATCTACTAAGGGGACATCCCAGAGCAGTATGACCTGGGACCCCATCGGATATTTTGACCTTGTAAAGCGTTTTGGAGGGCATGATTATGGCGCCGATCCGGCAGCGGACAAGATGCTGCTTGAACAGACAGGGAAGTGGTTCGGGACTAACGAGCCCGACTGGGGCGTCTCATTAAACGAAATGCGGGGCAAGAAAGGCGTTTATATCGGCGTCGCATACGGAGGGCAGAACCTTTCGCGGCTTTGCTACGGCGATTTTGAACAGGCCCTTATCGTAGACAGCAACCCCTTCGTAACCGAAATATTCATGCCTATAAGGGCGGTCCTTATTGCCATGGCCAGGTCTCGCGCGGAATATCTCGGTTTTCTTGCCGGCGTACGATTAAATGAGACCGAACTGGAAATGCTCAGGGATGCCGACCTTTCTCATATCGAATCCTATATCTCAGGCAGGGCATTCACGGAAAAGGACAGGACGGCCGCGTTCAGAAACGAACTCTGGGGCAGGATACAGGGGATATTCCCTTCTCATTTAGCCGGACAGGCAAGCACATTCTGGGAACTTTATGCGCCGGGAGGCTTCGGTCTCTCCTCCATGGTGAGAAATATGGATCGCGGCGACAGCTGGCTGTCAAGCGAAAGGAATTTCGCCAGGATACGAAAGATGACCTCGGAGGGCAGAATCTACGGTGTAACGGCCGATTGGGCGGACGCAGCGTCGATAAGCCCGATAGCGCGCTATATGTCGGATCACGGATTGAAGGCGTCCGTTATTTATGTTTCCAATATCATGGAACGGATCGACGAGATAGAAGACAGGACTAAAAGAGAAAAGACCGCTAACGCGTTCAGGGGCAATATCCTCTCGATGCCCCGTACAGATGATGCCGTCCTTTTGTCTGTTTCTGTTTCCGAAGGTACCGGTCTCGGCAGGCCTTATAAAACAATGACCAGGAGCATAGAGGAAGAGGCAAAGAGGACGGTCTTTGACAGGAGCCGGGGAGATAATTATGCCGTTATTGCCCCTGTTCCGTTCTCCGCGCAGGCAGGTTTCGGCATGGTCGAGGTCATGACCGGCGTCACGATACTGGGAGCGGCAGCGGCCGCCTTCCACGCCGCAGGCATCGCCGCGGCGCTCGCCGTCGGGATTGGCGGCACGATCGCAATCATACTCTTCTTAAAATACGCGGGGCGCGCGAAGGCAGGAGAGAAGGTGATCCTATTGGTGCCCGAACCTGCGCCGTCAAAAGTGTATATGCGCAACGCGGCCATGAATATCCTTTTCCTGGCTGTATTGGCGGTCATCCCCACGGTCCTGAGCCTGCTCGAGCCGAACCTGCCCATGCTTTCGCTGGTGCTGGACATGTCCCGCGAAACCGGGTTGTCGAAGGTGGTTTTCTACCTGTTAGGGGTAGCAGGCATTACAAAGTTGGTTGCCAATACGGCCATGGTGATAATGCGGGACGGATCGGTCAGGGCAATCAGGTCGCTCAGGTCTTTTGGGCGTTTCAACTCACGCGATGTCATTAAGCTCCTCGCGGTCCTCATCGTCTTTATCGGGGCCGCGGAGTGGAAAGCGGTGAGTTTCATGGCCCGCTCAGATGTCACTACAATAGACGCGCACGGCGCCAGGATCAGGGTATATTTCGACCCGGCCAGGTCGGTACGGGACGAGGTGGGCAGTTATGTCGGGCGCTATCTGAATAACCTGCCGGCAGGGCACACCGAAGGGCTTGAGCGCATATCCGTCCTGCCCTATGATGCGCTCGGGGCGTTCGAAACGGCCAACGATTCGGCCGGGACGTATCGTTTTTTAACCGACACGGTCAGGATCAGGGAGGGCAGGGTCGAAGACGGCAGCGTCGTCTATCATGAGATAGGCCATCACGTCAACGCCGCCGTATTGGGCGCAGGGCAGAAGATGAAGTGGAATGCGCTGCACAGGGCAAGCGGGGATAGTGACGCCGGTTACGTCTCAGCATACGCCAAAACTTCCGCATCGGAGGATTTTGCCGAGACGTATGCGGCATACTGCACGGGCTCGCTCCATTGGTTGGCAGATACGGACGGTATCCTTGCCGAAAAGGTGCTATTCGTCACCCGCCTTTTTATGGAGCAGGGCGCAGGCGGCGCCAGGTACCTTGTCTATTTCAGCGATGATAACGAAATAACAGCGTCTACCAAGCATCGTCTCAGGATAGAAGAGAAGTATATGGGGGTCGATTATCTTCGGGAAAGAGTGGGGGCGCTCAGATGGTTTTTGGAAAAAGACCGCGGCCTGAGAGATATCATGAGTAACGATGATGCGGATACATTCAGAAAGTGGCTCGAGGAGAGACATAGCGGGACCGGAATAAATGTCAACAGTACTTATCTTGTCCCGCTTTCCATGGATGACCTATGCAGTATGCGGAGTAACCTTGATTATGCCTCGGAATACGTCGCCAGAACCGCGGGCAGGGCGCGGGACGAAAGGATCCAGAGGCAGGCATCTGCCCTTGTCGGCAGCATAGCGGGCTACAAAAAGAAGCTGGGTATATTGGAAACGGCTTTTGAAGAGATGGAGAAGAGATACCCTAATATAAGATGGCGCATATCGGCCGAGGCCGTGGCGACTCATGATATGGCCGCCCTTTCTAATGCCGCCAAAAACGCCCTAAGCGTGATCGATGCAGGCATGGAAGGTACCATAATCCTGGTATTGTCCGATAACGGACACGGCACCCTGATGGTGTCGGGGATAACGCAAAATGCGGCCGGTAAATTGTCCGGTGACATCTCTGAAAGGGCCATAAAAAAGATGGGCGATGCGGAAAGCGCCATAAAAGACGCGGTAGAAGACGCGATAGATAATATTAAGAACGCGAAACTCATTGCAGAATTTTCCGACAGGCATCCGCAGGTCCATCTCAGCGTCATATCAGCATGGGTGAGAGACACGTATCATATACCGACTATAATCTCGGATATCGAAGAAGTGGTCAAGAAGTTAGGAACGCTAGAGAGGCCGACTACGGATATACAATTGGACCGAGGCAGGGGCGATAAGCTCAGGATCATCATCAACGGCAAGTACCTGCCCGAAGAGCTGAAGCCGGGCACGGCGGAATTCAGGCAGGCCCTGGCGGAAACCATGAGCGACGTCCCGCTGCCGGGCGATCTCTTCCGCCGCGGCGGAGCTGCCGCGCCCGCGCCGCGGGCTATAAACAGGTTCATAGCGCCTTCTGTCATGGTCGGCGTTGCGGCTATTCTTTTCGGTACGCCCAGGGCGGATGCCGCGACCATAGCGCAAGACGCGGTCACCAGGACGGTTACAGGCGTAAGCGCTATAGCGCCATGGGAATGGACGGCGCTGGCGGCATTGGGCGTAACGGTCATAGCGATATTAACGGCAGGATGGTTAGCCGCGCGGAAGGCGGGCGGCAGAGAGGGCGCGAGATGGTTTTCGAATAGAGGCGTTGTGTATTTAGGTATCGCGGCAATAGGAATAGCGATCATGTCGTTCGTTTCGCATCTGGCACCTCCGGCGGAAGGGGTGATGCCGGCGCCGCAGGTCGTACAGGC
This genomic window contains:
- the rpoZ gene encoding DNA-directed RNA polymerase subunit omega, which gives rise to MQAAPIDKLYDKAGSTYKLVIMASRRAVELNEGAGKLVDATPDMKPGAIALKEILEGKISFKIKEEK
- a CDS encoding type II secretion system protein; protein product: MRMMKSSRGFTIIEVVVVVAVFLAIISILGPFVRMVKDRASAIQCENNLRRLSIALHTYASEHEDAFPPDLGALYPDYVGDQKVFDCAASGSFGTPEKPDYSYAPGLTESSLLKTPIVEDAAGNHGRKGKNILRVDGSVEWAGRRF
- a CDS encoding phosphopantothenoylcysteine decarboxylase, whose translation is MNPASSKRPKYIVVTAGPTREKIDPVRFISNYSTGTFGYEIAGEARRRGHRVTLVSGPACLKRPAGVRRIMVESATEMRSALSGEFKKADCVIMAAAVSDWRPLSSRSRKMKRATGRKIVLEMAENPDILAGLGRKKGNKVLVGFALETEHMYTNALKKLREKNLDLIVANRCSKGGTAFGPGKTDIAIIDRRGGRTSARGRSKRELAKIILDKVLDRTYSGKL
- a CDS encoding flavoprotein, which gives rise to MTARPKSVILGVTGGIAAYRACEIITMLRRDAVDVTVLLTREAKEFIAPLTLQTLSGNKVISDMFELPDEWNPVHTSLADKADLVIIAPASANILGKMAHGICDDIITCTVLATKAPVLIAPAMNEKMYKHKAVRENIERLKSFGYNFVGPIKGRLACGHEDIGHIADTKEIVREAKRFLR